The Rhipicephalus sanguineus isolate Rsan-2018 chromosome 7, BIME_Rsan_1.4, whole genome shotgun sequence genome includes a window with the following:
- the LOC119400325 gene encoding uncharacterized protein LOC119400325, translating to MAKIMSLSLLALCALLLPTYGQAEPQTAGLKTGDAGAGSHGSDLHWLPRPGLGRRCPRRREVVKRCVSSTCGEYKCSDLYRFRQRVCTADCRTGCFCAWPFFRNNDGRCVHFWRCYTYRRPSWSALRPSGASDQGAGEYPAGSGSASVPGSWGGAVSGTQPGSNQWAGASASGWPSGAVLVPGGAWSSVNGAPSGGWGSGAAQYPGSWGVSTYPQYPNGWSSGIGNGVSGGSNGGLVIGSGGVGSSSGGFGTVNGGFGSGSGGVGSGSGGFGVGSGSFGVGGGSLGGSTGVLGNGLGVGGSASSGFGSVPGGGAFGSSTTGVTNVKAQG from the exons ATGGCGAAAATTATGAGCCTTAGTCTACTGGCGCTCTGCGCGTTGCTCCTACCTACATATGGACAAGCAGAACCCCAAACGGCGGGCCTAAAAACGGGAGACGCAGGTGCCGGATCTCACGGTTCGGATCTACATTGGCTGCCAAGACCAGGTCTCGGAAGAC GTTGCCCACGACGTCGTGAAGTCGTCAAGAGATGTGTGAGCAGCACTTGTGGCGAATACAAATGCTCAGATCTATATCGGTTCCGCCAGAGAGTGTGCACAGCTGACTGCCGGACGGGGTGCTTCTGCGCTTGGCCCTTCTTCAGAAACAATGATGGACGTTGCGTGCACTTCTGGCGGTGCTATACTTACAGACGCCCCAGCTGGTCTGCGCTTCGCCCCTCTGGTGCTTCTGATCAAGGTGCTGGAGAATATCCCGCTGGCTCGGGCTCAGCATCTGTGCCTGGTAGCTGGGGCGGTGCTGTGTCTGGAACGCAGCCTGGCTCAAACCAGTGGGCTGGTGCATCGGCTAGTGGATGGCCTTCGGGAGCTGTCTTGGTGCCTGGTGGTGCCTGGAGCAGCGTGAATGGCGCACCGAGCGGAGGCTGGGGCTCTGGAGCTGCGCAGTATCCTGGTTCCTGGGGCGTGTCGACATATCCTCAGTATCCTAATGGCTGGAGCTCCGGAATCGGCAATGGAGTTTCCGGAGGTAGCAACGGCGGTTTAGTAATTGGCAGTGGAGGTGTCGGAAGTAGCAGCGGTGGTTTCGGAACTGTCAATGGTGGCTTCGGAAGTGGCAGCGGTGGTGTCGGAAGTGGCAGCGGTGGCTTCGGTGTCGGTAGCGGGAGCTTCGGTGTTGGCGGTGGTAGTTTAGGAGGCAGCACTGGGGTTTTGGGAAATGGCCTCGGCGTCGGTGGTAGTGCAAGCAGTGGCTTCGGAAGTGTACCTGGCGGCGGGGCTTTTGGAAGTAGCACTACGGGCGTAACCAATGTCAAAGCTCAAGGCTGA